The proteins below are encoded in one region of Paenarthrobacter ilicis:
- a CDS encoding laccase domain-containing protein: MFCWHNEVVPGVSVAFTDTGAGNLALHVGDDPRAVAERRDHLDRTAGLGGRSFQYMNQVHGNAVEFIASYGPGPTVDAMVSAATHLQGAPQPLAVMVADCVPIVFVGADTDGQPITGVAHAGRPGVASRIVPATVAALRGRGALDIKAWLGPSICGSCYEVPEQLRDDVAAVVPAARSTTSWGTASLDLPAGVRSQLAELEVPVLYSGECTLENKDLFSYRRDPRTGRFAGLVWTHE, from the coding sequence GTGTTCTGCTGGCATAACGAGGTAGTTCCCGGCGTTTCTGTAGCCTTTACGGATACAGGCGCCGGGAATCTGGCTCTCCACGTGGGGGATGACCCCCGGGCAGTGGCTGAACGCCGCGATCACTTGGACCGCACTGCCGGGCTGGGCGGGAGGTCCTTCCAATATATGAACCAGGTCCACGGCAACGCTGTGGAGTTCATCGCCAGCTACGGACCAGGACCTACGGTGGACGCCATGGTCTCCGCAGCCACCCACCTCCAAGGGGCGCCCCAGCCCTTGGCCGTGATGGTGGCGGACTGTGTGCCCATCGTGTTCGTGGGAGCAGACACCGACGGCCAACCCATTACGGGAGTGGCCCATGCAGGACGGCCCGGGGTGGCCTCGCGGATTGTCCCCGCGACTGTTGCAGCACTGCGCGGCCGCGGTGCTCTGGACATCAAAGCCTGGCTGGGACCATCCATTTGTGGCTCCTGCTACGAGGTTCCCGAACAATTGCGGGACGACGTAGCGGCGGTAGTCCCCGCGGCACGGTCAACAACCTCCTGGGGGACTGCCTCCCTTGATTTGCCCGCGGGAGTCCGGTCCCAGCTGGCCGAGCTGGAGGTGCCCGTGCTGTATTCGGGCGAATGTACTCTCGAGAACAAGGATCTTTTCTCCTACCGAAGGGATCCACGGACAGGTCGATTTGCAGGTTTGGTGTGGACGCATGAGTAA
- the ftsZ gene encoding cell division protein FtsZ — MAAPQNYLAVIKVVGIGGGGVNAVNRMIEVGLRGVEFIAINTDAQALLMSDADVKLDVGRELTRGLGAGANPEVGKQAAEDHADEIEEVLRGADMVFVTAGEGGGTGTGGAPVVARIARSLGALTIGVVTRPFTFEGRRRAGSAEAGIDALRDEVDTLIVIPNDRLLSISDRNVSVLDAFRSADQVLLSGVQGITDLITTPGLINLDFADVKSVMQGAGSALMGIGSARGEDRAVKAAELAIASPLLEASIDGAHGVLLSIQGGSDLGLFEINEAARLVQEVAHPEANIIFGAVIDDALGDEARVTVIAAGFDDVKATSPSMDQSRPAQNPVPSERPAAPSSAPSSAAAPQHATAGIGSAGLSNWGQQRPSALPADSGFDVDLPAVVEPDLSGSRSDDLDVPDFLK; from the coding sequence GTGGCAGCACCGCAGAATTACTTGGCCGTCATCAAGGTCGTCGGCATCGGCGGCGGTGGCGTGAACGCAGTCAACAGGATGATCGAGGTCGGCCTTCGGGGCGTCGAGTTCATCGCCATCAACACGGACGCGCAGGCGCTGCTGATGAGTGACGCCGACGTGAAGCTCGACGTCGGACGCGAACTCACCCGCGGCTTGGGTGCAGGAGCGAACCCTGAGGTCGGAAAGCAGGCCGCCGAGGATCACGCCGATGAGATCGAAGAGGTTCTTCGCGGCGCCGACATGGTCTTTGTGACCGCAGGCGAAGGCGGTGGCACCGGTACGGGTGGCGCACCCGTTGTTGCCCGCATTGCCCGTTCTCTGGGTGCCCTGACCATCGGTGTGGTAACCCGCCCCTTCACCTTCGAAGGCCGCCGTCGCGCAGGCTCCGCCGAAGCTGGAATCGACGCCCTGCGTGACGAAGTTGACACGCTGATCGTGATCCCCAACGATCGCCTTCTCTCCATCAGCGATCGCAACGTCTCCGTTCTTGATGCCTTCCGTTCGGCGGACCAGGTGCTGCTGTCCGGCGTTCAGGGCATTACCGACCTGATCACCACCCCGGGTTTGATCAACCTGGACTTCGCCGACGTGAAGTCGGTCATGCAGGGTGCAGGCTCGGCCCTCATGGGTATTGGCTCGGCCCGCGGCGAAGACCGCGCAGTCAAGGCAGCAGAGCTGGCTATTGCTTCGCCTCTGCTGGAAGCCTCCATCGATGGCGCACACGGCGTTCTGCTCTCCATCCAGGGCGGCTCCGACCTCGGTCTGTTCGAGATCAACGAGGCCGCACGCCTGGTTCAGGAAGTTGCCCACCCCGAGGCCAATATCATCTTCGGTGCAGTCATTGATGATGCCTTGGGTGACGAGGCCCGCGTGACTGTGATCGCTGCCGGATTCGACGACGTCAAGGCAACCTCGCCGTCCATGGACCAGTCACGGCCGGCCCAGAACCCTGTACCGTCCGAGCGTCCTGCCGCTCCGAGCTCCGCGCCTTCCAGTGCTGCTGCCCCGCAGCACGCCACGGCCGGTATCGGTTCTGCAGGCCTGAGTAACTGGGGACAGCAGCGCCCGTCCGCTTTGCCCGCCGACTCGGGATTCGACGTCGATCTTCCCGCCGTTGTGGAGCCGGACCTTTCCGGAAGCCGCTCAGATGACCTGGACGTCCCCGACTTCCTGAAGTAA
- a CDS encoding FtsQ-type POTRA domain-containing protein, with amino-acid sequence MPSTRKPTLRTGTAPASQSPDPSRPKDTDAVISAERPLETGERQPSKPATTGGQTKASKPSTSSTPSKAGGAAASGNVIAFPEPKRKRQRRVVLWTLLVVTGLVAAIIAGAVFSPVLAVKTISVDGTKLLAPDAVQKALSSLQGKPLPQVSEQEINELLKPLVQVKSATMEARPPSELLVHVTERVPVALLKQGDTFVMVDVDGVQLGATKDLTTVALPLIDTGSGANNPDLFAAITAVLDTLPADVLARMSTASAASPDAVELKLVDGKTVVWGNAEEKELKAKALEALLKMPEDPKVPVRVYDVSVPRHPFTK; translated from the coding sequence GTGCCTAGCACCCGGAAACCCACTTTGCGGACCGGGACTGCTCCTGCTTCCCAATCCCCGGACCCATCGCGGCCCAAGGATACGGACGCCGTCATCAGCGCCGAGCGTCCGTTGGAAACAGGGGAGCGGCAGCCTTCAAAGCCGGCGACGACCGGTGGGCAGACCAAGGCTTCGAAGCCTTCCACGTCTTCCACACCTTCCAAGGCCGGTGGAGCAGCTGCTTCCGGCAATGTCATCGCTTTTCCCGAACCGAAGCGTAAACGCCAACGGCGCGTGGTCCTGTGGACCCTGCTGGTTGTGACGGGACTGGTAGCGGCCATCATCGCAGGAGCGGTCTTTTCGCCCGTGCTGGCCGTGAAGACGATTTCAGTGGACGGCACCAAGCTGCTGGCCCCCGACGCCGTGCAGAAGGCGCTGTCCAGCCTCCAGGGGAAGCCCCTTCCGCAGGTCAGCGAGCAGGAGATCAACGAGCTCCTGAAGCCCCTGGTCCAGGTGAAGTCGGCAACCATGGAGGCGCGGCCGCCGTCGGAACTGTTGGTCCATGTGACCGAGCGTGTTCCGGTTGCGTTGCTGAAGCAGGGCGACACGTTTGTGATGGTGGACGTCGACGGTGTCCAGTTGGGAGCCACCAAGGACCTCACCACAGTGGCGCTGCCGTTGATCGATACGGGGTCAGGGGCCAACAACCCGGACCTGTTTGCCGCGATCACTGCCGTACTGGACACCCTGCCGGCGGATGTCCTGGCCAGGATGTCCACGGCATCTGCAGCATCTCCGGACGCGGTGGAACTGAAGCTTGTGGATGGAAAGACGGTAGTCTGGGGCAATGCCGAGGAGAAGGAACTGAAGGCCAAGGCGCTCGAGGCATTGTTGAAGATGCCCGAGGATCCGAAGGTTCCGGTGCGCGTCTACGACGTCAGCGTTCCACGCCATCCATTCACCAAGTAG